A region of the Brachyspira sp. SAP_772 genome:
TCTGTTGTAAATACCGAGTTTAATGGAAGCAAAACAATTATAGTATACTATTCTTGGAATGGCAATACAGAAATAGTGGCTAATAAGATTAAAAAGATTACAGGTGCTGATATATATAAAATTACTACAAAAATYCCATATCCAAATGAATATGATGATATGGTGATTCAAGTAAAAGATGATATAGATAATGATAAGCTTCCAGAATTAAAYGGCAGTGTTGATTTGTCTAAATATGATAATATTATTATTGGATATCCAATATGGATAGGTGATATGGCTTTGCCTATGAAAAGCTTTTTGTCAAAAAATGATTTAAAAGGRAAAAATATAGCACCGTTTATATTAAGCGGAGGCTCAAGGGTATATARAAGTGTTTCATATATAAAAGATACATGTCCTGATAGTAAAGTTTTGAATTATATATCTATAAAAAGAAAAGATGTATCCGATTTGGACGGTAAAATAAATAATTGGATAAGAAAAATAAAAGTAGATATATCTAAATAATTTATTAATATTATGTTAATATTTGCATAAAGAAAAAAAATAGTATACAATTTACATAATAATATAATTGTTATTTGGAGATATATTTATGAAAATAGATAATAGAGTATTAATATCTGATGACGGTCATAGAATGTACACTTATATTTTTACTCCAGACACTCAGCCCAAGGCAATAGTACAAATAGTTCATG
Encoded here:
- a CDS encoding flavodoxin, with translation SVVNTEFNGSKTIIVYYSWNGNTEIVANKIKKITGADIYKITTKIPYPNEYDDMVIQVKDDIDNDKLPELNGSVDLSKYDNIIIGYPIWIGDMALPMKSFLSKNDLKGKNIAPFILSGGSRVYXSVSYIKDTCPDSKVLNYISIKRKDVSDLDGKINNWIRKIKVDISK